The sequence below is a genomic window from Pseudomonadales bacterium.
TGATCGCCAAATTCAAATTGGATGCTGGCAAAGATCCACAACACTACGGCATCGGCATCAAAGAAATTTGGGAAGTACCTGCCGATAAACACAAACAAGGTTTGGTGGTGCACAGCGCGGGCTGGCCATTGACTGAAAGTGGCTCTGCTGGCGGCGGTTTTTTGTATCACTTGGAAAATAACCAAGTTGCGGTGGGCTTGATTACCGATCTCTCCTACTCCAACCCGCATGTCAGCCCGTTTGAAGAATTTCAGCGTTACAAAACGCATCCCGTGATCAGCCAATACCTTGAAGGCGGTAAACGCACCTGCTACGGCGCGCGTGCGATCACCAAAGGCGGTTTGCAATCACAACCGAAAATGACTTTCCCCGGCGGCATCTTGATTGGTGACGATGCAGGCACACTGAACTTTGCCAAAATCAAAGGCAATCACACGGCGATGAAATCCGGCATGATCGCCGCAGAAACCGTTGCCGCTGCCTTAAGCGCAGGTAAAGCAGGTGATGAGCTGACGGAATACACCAAAAGCTACGAAGCGTCTTGGGCGTATCAAGAATTGTGGATGCAGCGCAACTTTGGTCCTGCGCAACACAAATTTGGCAACATTCTTGGCTCGGCTTACGCGTTTTTTGATATCAATATTTTCAACGGCAATTTGCCTTGGACAATGCGCGATCCAAAACCAGATTACGCACAACTGAAACCAGCAAACGAATGCACAAAAATTAATTATCCAAAGCCAGACAACAAACTGTCTTTTGATCGTCTGTCTTCTGTGTTTTTATCGAACACCAACCACGAAGAAAACCAGCCTTGCCATTTGCGCTTGACTGATCCATCCATTCCTATCAGCCGCAACTTACCGCTGTACGATGAACCGGCGCAGCGCTACTGCCCTGCTGGCGTTTATGAAGTGGTGGAATTGGATGGCAAATCACAATTCAAAATCAACGGTCAGAACTGTGTGCATTGCAAAACTTGCGACATCAAAGACCCAGCACAAAACATCACTTGGGTCACGCCAGAAGGTGCAGGTGGACCCAACTACCCGAACATGTAATCCACCTCGACAGGCCGCAAC
It includes:
- a CDS encoding electron transfer flavoprotein-ubiquinone oxidoreductase, translating into MSVERESMEFDVVIVGAGPAGLAAACRLRQLNPELSVVVVEKGSEVGAHILSGAVFEPKALNELFPNWKADGAPLETAVTGDDIYMMLNDSKGVKVPGFAVPKTMHNEGNYIISLGRLCRWLAEQAEALGVEIFPGFAAAEVLYDGNGAVKGIITGDMGVGHDGQPTDGYTPGMELHGKYTLFAEGCRGHLGKQLIAKFKLDAGKDPQHYGIGIKEIWEVPADKHKQGLVVHSAGWPLTESGSAGGGFLYHLENNQVAVGLITDLSYSNPHVSPFEEFQRYKTHPVISQYLEGGKRTCYGARAITKGGLQSQPKMTFPGGILIGDDAGTLNFAKIKGNHTAMKSGMIAAETVAAALSAGKAGDELTEYTKSYEASWAYQELWMQRNFGPAQHKFGNILGSAYAFFDINIFNGNLPWTMRDPKPDYAQLKPANECTKINYPKPDNKLSFDRLSSVFLSNTNHEENQPCHLRLTDPSIPISRNLPLYDEPAQRYCPAGVYEVVELDGKSQFKINGQNCVHCKTCDIKDPAQNITWVTPEGAGGPNYPNM